A single Desulfitobacterium chlororespirans DSM 11544 DNA region contains:
- a CDS encoding SDR family oxidoreductase produces MRLMNKVAIVTGAASGMGKAIAFLYAKEGAKVVVSDLNLEGAHKVAEEITSAGGTALAIKTNVAVEEDIQTLVDTAVSTYGTVDILVNNAGIMDNFEPAADIEDKNWERIFAVNTTSVMRATRKVLPIFLEKSSGVIVNIASAGGLNGARAGATYTASKHAVIGFTRNTGFMYAQQGIRCNAIAPGAVETNIGSTITDPHKFGSARAYVGMATNPRMGKPEEIAQVALFLAAEESSFVNGAVIVADGGWSAY; encoded by the coding sequence ATGAGATTAATGAATAAGGTAGCCATCGTAACGGGAGCAGCTTCCGGTATGGGCAAGGCAATTGCCTTTCTCTACGCCAAGGAAGGGGCCAAAGTCGTTGTATCGGATCTCAATCTTGAGGGGGCCCATAAGGTTGCCGAAGAGATTACTTCGGCAGGTGGCACCGCTTTGGCCATCAAGACCAATGTTGCTGTGGAAGAAGATATACAAACCTTGGTTGACACAGCTGTGAGTACTTATGGTACCGTAGATATTCTTGTCAATAATGCAGGGATCATGGATAATTTTGAACCTGCCGCTGACATAGAAGATAAGAATTGGGAAAGAATATTTGCCGTAAACACCACAAGCGTTATGCGTGCAACCAGGAAGGTTCTTCCCATATTCCTGGAAAAATCAAGCGGCGTCATAGTCAATATCGCCTCGGCAGGGGGATTAAACGGTGCCAGAGCAGGTGCAACATACACAGCCTCCAAACATGCCGTAATTGGTTTCACCCGGAATACCGGTTTTATGTATGCTCAGCAGGGTATTCGCTGCAACGCCATCGCCCCGGGAGCGGTAGAAACGAATATCGGGTCCACAATTACCGATCCTCATAAATTCGGTTCCGCACGGGCCTATGTCGGTATGGCCACCAATCCCCGCATGGGCAAGCCTGAGGAGATTGCTCAGGTGGCATTGTTCCTGGCTGCGGAGGAGTCCAGTTTCGTCAATGGAGCTGTTATTGTAGCTGACGGAGGCTGGTCTGCCTACTAA
- a CDS encoding molybdopterin-containing oxidoreductase family protein, with protein sequence MGEWKKSGCILCAQNCGLELEIEDNHILKIRGDKDNPRSLGYCCQKGLKIAHYAHNGDRLHYPLKKAGDRHVRISWEQAIGEISEKLLSIKEDHGPKSFAYVGGGNVGGQMEVGIGLRLLGLLGSRYYYSSLAQEFSNVFWVDGRIAGKQGLTSMSDAHGADTLVAWGWNGWMSHQEPRTRLLIKEFAENPHKKLLVIDPRLSETAKFADLHLALRPGSDTLLLKAIIRIILEQEWEDKKYLKDHVSGWEEVVQLFNDFDPKRAVEEVCGLNYEDVVETARLIAQTKSCIHQDLGIYMNRNSTLNNYLLHILRAITGRLAVEGGQIFPAFLYPMGSDSDERHPKTWRTVKHKMFPVLGVFPPAILPDEILHDHPERIRALIVSACNPLRSWPDTLAYEKAFQALELSVCIDIAYTETARLSDYVLPSLSYLESYDTTCFNYSYPEFYFQMRQPVLEPVSPEAREGSAIILELIKAMDFLPELPDRLYVAGQQGITSYLGAINAYFLENPQHAKLAPLILAETLGKALGSVNQALIAGLLINSSKAFKAGAAAMGYPSDITIVEKMYQDILEHPQGLILARFQGDNFQMLHTPDKKLSLNIEELFEPLQAATIDKERVELELPEHYPLILHAGLHHETVANTMLRNPRWNGSRRWATMLMHEADAGNLGLTDGGKAEITTKASTALIEVEISPHAARGCVYIRHGGGLVYEGSKYGVNVNELVQSTDRDEMGTPMHRRIPCRVEAVGGKRQCN encoded by the coding sequence ATGGGAGAATGGAAAAAAAGCGGTTGTATACTCTGTGCCCAGAACTGTGGCCTGGAACTGGAGATAGAGGACAATCATATCCTCAAAATCCGTGGGGATAAAGACAATCCCCGCAGTCTCGGCTATTGCTGCCAAAAAGGTCTAAAGATCGCCCATTATGCCCATAATGGGGATCGCCTTCATTATCCTTTGAAAAAAGCAGGAGACCGTCATGTGCGAATCAGCTGGGAACAAGCCATTGGTGAGATTTCGGAAAAACTATTGTCCATTAAAGAAGACCATGGACCTAAATCCTTTGCTTATGTGGGCGGCGGCAATGTAGGAGGGCAGATGGAGGTCGGCATTGGGTTAAGACTGCTGGGCCTCCTGGGTTCACGCTATTATTATTCTTCATTGGCACAAGAATTTTCCAATGTCTTTTGGGTGGATGGCCGGATTGCGGGAAAGCAGGGGCTAACCTCCATGTCCGATGCCCATGGGGCAGATACATTGGTGGCGTGGGGTTGGAATGGCTGGATGAGCCATCAGGAACCGCGTACCCGTCTCTTGATCAAGGAGTTTGCTGAGAATCCCCATAAAAAACTGCTTGTTATTGATCCGCGCCTATCGGAGACGGCTAAATTTGCGGACCTTCATCTGGCCCTGCGCCCAGGGTCTGATACATTGCTCTTAAAAGCCATCATCCGTATTATTCTCGAGCAGGAATGGGAAGACAAAAAGTATCTTAAAGACCATGTGAGCGGGTGGGAAGAGGTTGTTCAGCTCTTCAATGACTTTGATCCTAAGCGAGCGGTGGAGGAGGTCTGCGGACTCAATTATGAGGATGTGGTGGAGACGGCCCGCCTGATTGCCCAAACCAAGTCCTGCATTCATCAGGATTTGGGGATTTATATGAATCGCAACTCCACCCTCAACAATTACTTGCTGCATATTTTACGGGCTATAACAGGACGTTTGGCTGTGGAAGGGGGACAGATTTTTCCTGCTTTCCTTTATCCCATGGGAAGCGACAGCGATGAGCGCCATCCGAAAACCTGGCGTACGGTGAAACATAAGATGTTTCCCGTGTTGGGGGTATTTCCGCCGGCCATCTTGCCTGATGAGATCCTCCATGATCATCCGGAGCGCATCCGCGCTTTAATCGTCAGTGCCTGTAACCCCCTGCGCTCCTGGCCGGATACCCTGGCTTATGAAAAAGCCTTCCAGGCCCTGGAACTTTCGGTGTGTATTGATATTGCTTACACCGAAACCGCCCGCTTGTCCGATTATGTCCTGCCCAGTCTCAGTTATCTGGAATCCTATGATACCACGTGTTTTAATTATTCCTATCCAGAGTTTTATTTTCAGATGCGTCAGCCTGTCCTGGAGCCCGTCAGCCCGGAAGCCCGAGAGGGTTCAGCGATTATTTTAGAACTGATTAAAGCCATGGATTTTTTACCGGAACTGCCGGATCGGCTCTATGTGGCAGGACAGCAAGGCATTACCTCATATTTAGGGGCCATCAACGCTTATTTCCTGGAAAATCCCCAGCACGCCAAACTGGCTCCCCTCATCCTGGCGGAAACTCTGGGGAAGGCCCTCGGCTCCGTCAACCAGGCCTTGATCGCAGGCCTGCTGATCAACAGCAGTAAAGCCTTTAAAGCCGGCGCTGCGGCCATGGGCTATCCTTCGGACATCACCATAGTAGAGAAGATGTATCAGGATATTCTTGAGCATCCCCAGGGTTTAATCCTGGCCAGATTCCAGGGTGACAACTTTCAAATGCTGCACACCCCAGACAAAAAACTGTCCTTGAACATTGAGGAGCTCTTCGAACCTCTGCAAGCAGCCACTATCGATAAGGAAAGGGTGGAGCTGGAGCTGCCTGAACATTATCCTTTGATCCTCCACGCAGGGCTTCATCATGAGACTGTGGCCAACACCATGCTGCGCAATCCCCGGTGGAACGGCTCCCGGCGCTGGGCAACCATGCTTATGCATGAGGCGGATGCCGGAAACCTGGGACTTACCGACGGAGGCAAAGCTGAAATTACGACAAAAGCCTCCACAGCGCTGATCGAAGTTGAAATTAGTCCCCACGCAGCTCGAGGTTGTGTCTACATCCGCCATGGCGGAGGACTGGTCTATGAAGGCAGCAAATACGGAGTCAATGTCAATGAGTTAGTCCAGAGCACGGACAGAGATGAGATGGGCACGCCCATGCATCGCCGGATTCCTTGCCGGGTGGAAGCGGTGGGGGGTAAGAGACAATGCAATTAA
- a CDS encoding Rrf2 family transcriptional regulator produces MQLSSRFPVAVQILIIIAWCPEDVKVTSEALAVSVNTNPVLIRRIMGYLKKAGLIAISSGTGGARLTRSTEEITLLAVYRAVKLTDQHALFGLHVHPNAYCPIGCRINDVLRPPLEEARNALEESLAKVTIQELLASFPPFDYTILKHLKL; encoded by the coding sequence ATGCAATTAAGCAGCAGGTTTCCTGTAGCGGTACAAATCCTTATTATCATTGCCTGGTGTCCTGAAGATGTCAAAGTGACCAGCGAAGCCCTTGCTGTGAGTGTCAACACCAATCCAGTTTTGATCCGGCGCATTATGGGGTACTTAAAAAAAGCCGGCCTGATCGCTATTTCTTCAGGTACCGGAGGAGCAAGGCTAACCAGAAGTACGGAGGAAATCACTTTATTGGCGGTCTATCGGGCAGTAAAATTAACGGACCAGCATGCACTGTTTGGCCTTCATGTTCATCCGAATGCCTATTGTCCGATTGGCTGCCGGATCAATGACGTGCTCCGGCCACCTTTAGAGGAAGCGAGAAATGCCCTTGAAGAGTCCTTGGCAAAAGTGACCATCCAAGAGTTGTTGGCATCCTTTCCACCCTTTGATTACACGATTCTTAAGCATTTAAAGCTTTAA
- a CDS encoding enoyl-CoA hydratase/isomerase family protein has protein sequence MISNLLKVQRAYTRFQEMNAVVVAAVNGACYGSGFEMITACDIRLASADARFAIPETCFGLAPDMGGTQRLPRLVGPGQAKRLILACEEIDAQEALQMGFIELIEKNYEGLQARALKLAQQIANNPPWAVRFGKKAINAAADSSIAGGLLLEQIQSAFCCGTQDQNEAVAAFFEKRKPVFQDR, from the coding sequence ATGATCAGCAATCTCCTCAAAGTCCAGCGTGCTTACACCCGTTTTCAGGAGATGAATGCCGTTGTGGTCGCCGCCGTCAATGGGGCTTGTTATGGCTCGGGATTTGAAATGATCACAGCTTGTGACATTCGGCTGGCTTCAGCCGATGCCCGCTTTGCCATACCGGAAACCTGTTTCGGCCTGGCGCCGGACATGGGAGGGACCCAGCGCTTACCCCGCCTCGTCGGTCCGGGACAGGCGAAACGGCTGATTCTGGCTTGTGAGGAGATCGATGCCCAGGAAGCCTTGCAGATGGGATTTATTGAGCTTATTGAAAAAAACTACGAAGGGTTACAGGCCAGAGCGCTGAAATTAGCCCAGCAGATTGCCAATAATCCGCCCTGGGCAGTGCGTTTCGGCAAAAAAGCAATCAATGCGGCGGCAGATAGCAGCATTGCGGGAGGTCTGCTTCTGGAACAGATTCAATCAGCATTCTGCTGCGGAACCCAAGATCAAAATGAAGCTGTAGCAGCGTTTTTTGAAAAGCGCAAACCCGTCTTTCAAGACCGCTAA
- a CDS encoding MarR family transcriptional regulator, producing the protein MVVLNYNKTKQIHKLMFTFMGLFHEKFLLQFRNEVDCRSDLKKNHIKILNILYHENPKTLTEIGKNLDIEKGSLTALVDFLEEKELIIRAMDPKDRRKSLIYLSPKGKEKMEQRIAAFAAKMEASLATFDAEDIQAFEDNLQQVVEFLKKVPV; encoded by the coding sequence GTGGTCGTGTTGAACTATAATAAAACCAAGCAAATTCATAAACTGATGTTCACTTTTATGGGGTTGTTCCATGAGAAGTTTTTGCTTCAATTTCGCAACGAAGTGGATTGTCGTTCCGATTTGAAGAAAAATCATATCAAAATACTCAATATCCTTTATCATGAGAATCCGAAAACCTTGACCGAAATCGGTAAAAACCTGGATATTGAGAAAGGAAGCTTAACCGCTTTGGTTGATTTTTTGGAGGAAAAGGAGCTTATTATAAGGGCTATGGACCCGAAGGATCGCAGGAAGAGCCTCATTTACTTAAGCCCCAAGGGAAAAGAGAAAATGGAGCAGCGCATTGCAGCTTTTGCAGCAAAAATGGAGGCATCTTTGGCTACTTTTGACGCCGAGGATATCCAAGCTTTTGAAGATAATTTGCAGCAAGTTGTGGAATTTCTTAAAAAAGTGCCGGTTTGA
- a CDS encoding MATE family efflux transporter, which produces MISLKNDSIGKLLWEFSLPAIIGMLVNALYNIISRIFVGQGVGYLAIAAVTVAMPVMILLMAVAMLVGVGATALISIRMGERKMDEVEKIAGNATALIILLPLLLSFVYFLNAEPLLVLFGASPEVLPYAKAYSNIIMLGAVPGAFAFGINNFIRAEGNPRVAMLTQIIGAIINIVCNYIYIFIFDWGIQGSAWAAVTGQTVSALWVLSHFLLGHSRIKLRAKYLRLDPSIVLKTLTIGFAPFAMQIANSIQQTLLNKTLWEYGGDIAISAVGIVMSISMLLLMPIVGVSQGAQPIIGYNYGAKNYERVKETLKKAVLVSTAMAVGGFILLHLFAVPVVGLFSKNDLALTELTVHAALIFLTLMPIVGFQIVGSTYFQAVGKPIQSTILSLSRQVLLFIPLLLLLPRHFGIEGVWVTAPIADGLAVLVTGTFLFYELRKYKKPLLAMGD; this is translated from the coding sequence ATGATTAGCCTTAAAAATGACAGCATCGGAAAATTATTGTGGGAATTTTCCTTACCGGCAATTATCGGGATGTTGGTTAATGCCCTTTATAATATTATCAGCCGTATCTTCGTTGGCCAGGGGGTTGGTTATCTGGCCATCGCCGCCGTTACTGTGGCCATGCCTGTGATGATTTTGCTGATGGCCGTCGCTATGCTGGTGGGTGTGGGAGCCACCGCCTTGATCTCCATTCGCATGGGCGAAAGAAAGATGGATGAAGTAGAGAAAATCGCGGGAAACGCCACGGCTCTGATCATTCTTTTGCCTTTGCTTTTATCCTTCGTTTACTTTCTCAATGCCGAGCCGCTTTTAGTATTGTTTGGCGCCAGCCCGGAGGTTTTGCCCTATGCCAAAGCATACAGCAATATCATTATGCTGGGAGCAGTGCCGGGGGCTTTTGCTTTTGGCATTAACAACTTTATTCGTGCCGAAGGCAATCCCCGGGTTGCTATGCTGACCCAGATTATCGGTGCGATCATCAACATTGTCTGCAACTATATTTACATCTTTATTTTTGATTGGGGGATTCAAGGCTCCGCCTGGGCGGCCGTGACCGGCCAAACCGTTTCGGCCCTATGGGTTCTCAGCCATTTCCTCCTTGGACACAGCAGAATTAAACTGAGAGCAAAATATTTGCGTCTGGACCCCTCCATTGTCTTAAAGACCCTAACCATCGGTTTTGCACCTTTTGCCATGCAGATAGCAAACAGTATTCAACAAACTCTCTTGAACAAAACGTTATGGGAATATGGGGGAGATATCGCTATTTCCGCAGTGGGAATTGTCATGAGTATATCCATGCTGCTGCTGATGCCGATTGTCGGAGTCAGCCAAGGGGCGCAACCCATTATCGGTTATAATTATGGAGCCAAGAATTATGAACGGGTCAAGGAGACCCTGAAAAAGGCCGTCCTGGTGAGCACAGCCATGGCCGTGGGCGGATTTATCCTGCTGCACCTTTTTGCCGTTCCGGTGGTGGGGCTGTTCAGTAAAAACGATCTGGCCCTTACCGAATTAACCGTTCATGCTGCCCTGATCTTCTTGACTCTGATGCCGATCGTCGGTTTCCAGATCGTGGGCTCCACCTACTTCCAGGCGGTGGGAAAGCCCATTCAATCCACTATTCTGAGTCTTTCCCGACAAGTGCTGCTGTTTATTCCCCTTTTACTCTTGCTCCCTCGGCATTTCGGTATTGAAGGGGTATGGGTCACGGCTCCCATCGCGGACGGCCTGGCTGTCCTGGTGACCGGAACCTTCCTGTTTTACGAACTTAGAAAATACAAAAAGCCGCTCCTGGCCATGGGTGACTGA
- a CDS encoding NYN domain-containing protein — protein MDNDKNIAVLIDADNVSEKYIKSILDEVSNHGIPTYKRIYGDWTKPQLSSWKNVLLNYSITPIQQYGYTTGKNATDAALIIDAMDILYSKNVDGFCIVSSDSDFTRLAARLREAGMYVIGMGEKKTPTPFIAACEKFKYLEVLAGVATNTSDNGIPLKSEKHDPAKDGMASLDDLIRTIRIIVTESSDEDGWAFLGEVGKRLNKRYPDFDTRNYGHTKLTPLISSLKQFEIQPRKTSNPNIIHYFIKNKPKVK, from the coding sequence ATGGACAATGATAAGAATATTGCTGTATTAATCGATGCTGATAATGTTTCAGAAAAATATATCAAATCAATTTTGGATGAAGTATCCAATCATGGCATTCCGACGTATAAGAGAATTTACGGTGACTGGACAAAACCTCAATTATCCTCCTGGAAAAATGTTCTCCTTAATTACTCCATCACACCCATTCAACAATATGGTTACACTACAGGTAAGAATGCCACGGATGCAGCCTTGATTATTGATGCCATGGATATCCTTTATTCCAAGAATGTGGACGGATTCTGCATCGTATCCAGCGATAGTGATTTCACCCGGCTGGCCGCCCGCTTAAGAGAGGCGGGAATGTATGTCATCGGTATGGGTGAGAAAAAAACCCCCACACCCTTTATTGCTGCTTGTGAGAAGTTCAAATATTTGGAAGTGCTCGCCGGCGTCGCTACGAATACTTCTGATAATGGTATTCCCTTAAAAAGTGAGAAGCATGATCCCGCGAAAGATGGGATGGCTTCCCTGGATGATCTGATTCGCACCATTCGCATTATTGTTACAGAAAGCTCTGATGAAGACGGTTGGGCGTTTTTAGGTGAAGTGGGCAAGCGGCTGAACAAACGCTATCCTGATTTTGATACCAGAAACTACGGGCATACTAAGCTGACTCCGCTTATTTCCTCATTAAAGCAATTCGAAATCCAACCCCGCAAAACCAGCAATCCCAATATTATTCATTACTTTATAAAGAATAAACCCAAGGTTAAATAA
- a CDS encoding pyridoxamine kinase, which translates to MERQKRVAAIHDISCVGRCSLTVALPILSAAGLDTGVLPTAVLSTHTGGFEGFTYRDLTEDIEPISKHWQSLDLKFDALYSGFLGSFAQIDLVADLFKTFRGEGTLVMVDPVMADNGVLYSVYSPEMAKGMAKLCAMADIIVPNLTEAAFMLEEDYVGDDYSQDYVEKILRKLSDMGAKKVVLTGISFDPAKLGAACYDRETDQVSYAFNERVDGYFHGTGDVFGSTLLSGLLNNFSLAEATQIAVDYTLKCIQLTVAGNQERRYGVCFERALPYLIQKLGLLK; encoded by the coding sequence ATGGAAAGACAAAAGCGGGTAGCAGCCATCCACGATATATCCTGTGTAGGCAGATGCTCATTAACCGTGGCCTTGCCCATTCTCTCGGCGGCCGGATTGGATACAGGGGTATTGCCTACAGCAGTCCTGTCCACCCATACGGGGGGATTTGAAGGGTTTACTTATCGGGATTTGACCGAAGATATCGAACCTATCTCCAAGCATTGGCAATCTCTTGATCTGAAGTTCGACGCCTTATACAGCGGCTTTTTAGGCTCCTTTGCCCAGATTGATTTAGTAGCCGATCTCTTTAAAACCTTTAGGGGCGAAGGGACCTTGGTTATGGTGGATCCGGTGATGGCGGATAACGGGGTTCTCTATTCGGTGTACTCTCCGGAGATGGCTAAAGGCATGGCCAAGCTTTGCGCCATGGCCGATATCATCGTCCCGAATTTAACGGAAGCAGCCTTTATGCTTGAGGAAGACTATGTGGGAGATGACTATTCCCAAGACTATGTCGAGAAGATCCTCAGAAAGCTTTCCGACATGGGAGCGAAAAAAGTCGTCTTGACAGGTATCTCCTTTGACCCGGCCAAGCTTGGTGCAGCCTGCTATGATCGGGAAACGGACCAGGTAAGCTATGCCTTTAATGAGCGGGTGGATGGCTATTTCCACGGCACAGGGGATGTCTTTGGCAGCACCTTGTTGTCCGGTCTGCTCAATAACTTTTCTCTGGCCGAAGCCACTCAGATTGCTGTGGATTATACCCTGAAATGCATTCAACTTACCGTGGCCGGGAATCAAGAGCGCCGCTATGGAGTCTGCTTCGAACGGGCACTTCCTTATCTGATCCAGAAGTTGGGTTTGCTAAAATAA
- a CDS encoding radical SAM protein, with amino-acid sequence MIYEGAVFRPPSEASSLILQVTLGCRHNQCTFCSMYKGKSFRIRSIEEIMDIIDAGYKAYPHTERIFLADGDALAIDTDVLGKVLETLYQRFPRLKRVGIYGGPKDILEKSPAELLLLKERGLSIVYLGVESGSGLILNLIRKGVTPAEMIQAGQKVVASGLKLSCTIILGLGGQEHSPEHAIETGKVISAINPHYLGALTLMLAPDAPLTQKIKSGEFTPLNKWESLIELELMVQGLNLKDCLFRSNHASNYLPLKAHLPYDKATLLSTLKEVIEENREEVLRPEYWRGL; translated from the coding sequence ATGATCTATGAAGGCGCTGTTTTCCGTCCTCCCAGTGAGGCATCCAGCCTGATTCTGCAGGTCACCCTTGGCTGCCGCCATAATCAATGTACATTTTGCAGTATGTACAAAGGAAAGAGCTTTCGCATCCGCAGTATCGAGGAGATTATGGACATAATCGATGCCGGATATAAGGCCTATCCTCATACGGAACGGATTTTCCTCGCCGATGGCGACGCCCTGGCCATTGACACGGATGTCTTAGGTAAAGTCCTGGAAACACTTTATCAGCGTTTTCCCCGCTTGAAGCGGGTAGGTATTTACGGAGGACCTAAGGATATCCTGGAAAAAAGCCCCGCAGAGCTGCTGCTGCTCAAGGAGCGAGGGCTGAGCATCGTCTATCTGGGTGTAGAAAGCGGCAGCGGATTGATCCTCAACCTGATCCGGAAAGGAGTAACCCCCGCAGAAATGATCCAAGCCGGTCAAAAGGTTGTGGCCAGCGGGCTCAAATTATCCTGCACCATTATTTTAGGACTGGGGGGCCAGGAACATTCCCCAGAACATGCTATAGAAACCGGAAAAGTCATCAGCGCTATCAATCCCCACTACCTGGGAGCCCTCACCCTCATGCTGGCTCCGGATGCTCCCCTCACCCAAAAGATCAAATCCGGGGAGTTTACTCCTCTCAACAAATGGGAAAGCCTGATCGAGCTGGAACTCATGGTTCAAGGCTTAAACTTAAAGGATTGCCTATTCCGCAGCAACCACGCCTCCAACTACCTCCCTCTCAAAGCTCACCTTCCCTATGATAAAGCAACCCTTCTCTCCACTTTAAAAGAGGTCATTGAGGAAAACCGGGAGGAAGTCTTAAGACCCGAATACTGGCGAGGGCTTTAA